A genome region from Solanum pennellii chromosome 12, SPENNV200 includes the following:
- the LOC114075357 gene encoding uncharacterized protein LOC114075357, with product MQFLAGKLPFVNALVGWKFILKEMANCLEDEDERISNLAKLSFMGCQRKGKRRPGGMVLKSKLSLKRTGQRTKKNVLIRFTRRTYIMPSIPPAVDIFLMKWLITETSKQSLLQFSFSMNL from the exons ATGCAATTTTTGGCAGGAAAATTACCCTTCGTCAATGCGCTTGTTGG GTGGAAGTTTATATTAAAGGAAATGGCCAACTGTTtggaagatgaagatgaaagaATTTCAAATCTTGCCAAACTTTCTTTCATGGGTTGTCAAAGAAAAG GAAAACGAAGACCCGGTGGCATGGTGCTGAAATCCAAATTGTCACTGAAAAGAACTGGACAACGTACAAA GAAAAATGTACTTATAAGGTTCACAAGAAGAACATACATTATGCCTTCAATTCCTCCTGCTGTGGACATATTTCTTATGAAATGGCTTATAACGGAAACATCAAAACAGTCTCTTTTGCAGTTTTCCTTCAGCATGAATTTGTAA